The genomic segment TAATCATAGCGTCTCTTTCTTCTAACAACAATTTACTAATAGATTCAAATAATTGTCTGAATTCATATGGTGTGTTATTATGTACTTCGTCATGTCCTTTAAATTCTAAAATTATTGAGTCAAAAATTGGCAACTCTAAATCTTTTAAAAAATCATTTTCTGTTAATCTTATTATACGTTCAATTGCAAAGGAATTATGAAGTTCATTAGCAACTTCAAAACTTACATCACGATTAGAAATATCTTCCTTTATTTGGCAGTATTTTGAAAGATTAAACCTATTATATTGACAGTATTCATTTTTGTCTAACGAGTAATGTGGGGAGTAATAGATAAATATACTTTGAGGTTGTCCATCAGTGTTTTTTTTAGTGTATTGCAATAAACTTTGATCCTTAAGTATGGCTTCTAGGAGCGTAGTTTTTCCTGTGCCATTTCCTCCAACAATTGCTGTGACGGAAATGAGATTATCACTCCAGAATTCATGTAGATACGGAATATCTTCTTCAGTGCCAAAGTATTGAGTGTATTTATGATTACTTGATTGTGAAACTACTTTGTAAGGATAATCTATTTTTTTCTTTATACCAAAGTTAATGACAAACTGCTCATGGTTTTCACCGAATATGTGTTTTAAATAGTTATCTGAAATAAATATTCCTGTTATTGGCATATTTTTAAGTTGTTTTATTAATTTATTTAGCTGTTCTTCAATTAAATTGATTTGCGATAGCTTAAACGAATAGACGTAATGTACGATTTATAAGTAAGATAAAACGATATTTTGTTCATTTTTTACGTTTGTTTAGAAGTGCGATGTAAAGGTGATTCTATGCTATACGCACGAATTCCCTAAATAATTTCTACCCCAAGCTTCGACGCTGTCGCTATGATCCCGAAAGGTCGGGACGGGCTTTTCATTTCTTTTGCTTGCCCAAAAGAAACGAAAAGAGCAATGATCGATTATCATTGTGATTCGAAAAGGGCACCTTTTGGAAGGTATTTTTTGATTAAAAATCAAAAACCATATTTGATTTTCTAAATTTCCTCCAAGGCTTATTCACCTATTGTTTATAGATTTTGGTGTTCATCTGTTTGGCTACCCGCCTCGGGTCGGAAATTCTTAACGAAAATCAAACATTATACTGACTAAAAAGACATACTCCATTTCTGAATTACTTGAGAAAAACATACGGATAAGTATTATGAATTATATTTTTAACTATTGATATTTAATTGTATATATTGTTTTTTTAATCGTAATTACTTTCATTCAAAGAACGTTTTGAAAGCTAGGTGTTCTCAACACTAAAACAATGCAAATACCAATCAATTAAAAGCGTATTTGTGTTCTTAGCCCTAATAAATGCCCAATAGATTTTCCGTTTTGAGTAAGGTGAATATAATTGAAGGCAAGTCTTGTTTGAGTATCAATATGCCAATTAAGTGCTAGAGTATGATTGAGTTCTGATAAATTAGTAAGTGTATTTTTTATATAATTTGAACGAATTCCAATTTCCCAAGCACCTCTTTTTGAGCTAGGTGTTGTTTTTCCTAAAGGCGAAAGCGTATGGGCATAGCTTTTTTTGTCAGGAGTTAAAAAATAGGATGCTTGGAGATAAACCATATTTAACTGGTCATCGTTTTGCTGTTTTTTTACTGCAATATGTGTGAATTCTGATTGAAAGCTCCACCTTTTATAGATTCCTAATAATCCAATATTAAAAGTATTTACATGATTTACATCAATGCTTTTAGATGACCTAAAGTGTTTGTTCATAAAAAACTGCTCAACCCCACCTGTGTATTCCCAAGTGTTTTCGGGCATTTTTCTGTGATTCAGAGCAATATCGGCATGCCAGAGTGCATGCTGTGTACGGTGAAACACAGAGGAAAGCCTAGCAGTTACATGATAATCTTGATCTAAATTATTGACATATCCTTTTGGATCATCTTTAGAAAAAGAAAAGGCATAATTGAGTTTTTCATGTTTTATTAACTCGTCATAAATCATTATTCCAATGGTCCATTTTGGAGAGAGTCTGTCATTAAAAGATCGCTCTATAAAGGTCATATTGAGTGCATTGTTTAATACATCTAATCGGTAAGGATTTACGATTGATCCAATTTTTATTTTACCAAAGAAAGGAATCTTGGTATTTTCTATATAAACATTTCTATAAATTACTTTTGATTTAATAAATCCAAACTGAACTACATAGTTCCAATGAGAATGAAGTTTGCCAGAAGCTTTTAGTCTCACTTGCCTAAACCCTAAATTGCTTTGTGAAGCAACCTTGCTGGTATCAGTACTATATAACCATGCTCCATCTACAATAATTCTTCCACCAAATTTTGCGGTGGGTTGAAAGTTTTGAGCCCAAGAAAAATGCGATACCAATAGGATGATCGCAAAAATCAGTTTTTTATTCATATTCTTATTTGTGGTTTGTCTTTACGGCAAACTTAGAAATTGAGAATTAGGGTGCTCGTGCTTTTTGTCACTATTGATTTTTAATCACTTGAATATTTTTGCACTAAGAA from the Flavobacteriales bacterium genome contains:
- a CDS encoding OprO/OprP family phosphate-selective porin — translated: MNKKLIFAIILLVSHFSWAQNFQPTAKFGGRIIVDGAWLYSTDTSKVASQSNLGFRQVRLKASGKLHSHWNYVVQFGFIKSKVIYRNVYIENTKIPFFGKIKIGSIVNPYRLDVLNNALNMTFIERSFNDRLSPKWTIGIMIYDELIKHEKLNYAFSFSKDDPKGYVNNLDQDYHVTARLSSVFHRTQHALWHADIALNHRKMPENTWEYTGGVEQFFMNKHFRSSKSIDVNHVNTFNIGLLGIYKRWSFQSEFTHIAVKKQQNDDQLNMVYLQASYFLTPDKKSYAHTLSPLGKTTPSSKRGAWEIGIRSNYIKNTLTNLSELNHTLALNWHIDTQTRLAFNYIHLTQNGKSIGHLLGLRTQIRF